The Juglans regia cultivar Chandler chromosome 6, Walnut 2.0, whole genome shotgun sequence genome contains the following window.
ATCAATCAGTTGTAACGACGGTCGAAATATTAGATCCTTGgaagaaaacccaaaatttCATCCAGAGTTTTTGATAGATTATGCAAAGCTTGAATCAGAGTTTACCAGATAACTCCAGACAGGCACTTGCAACACCACTCCATCTCCACAACCAGAGGGTTAATCAATATGTGCATGCTGACAACTTCAACCATAGATAGCAGGAGGTGGCAACTTCCAGAAATTCCATGAATTAAAATCCTCCTGTAATCAGGGAGCCAAAAATTAACCACATCTgaaatttacacattttttttctgtGGTGAGAGGATGGGGCATGAAAGTTACTTCAGCTGAAATAAGCTCAATTTAGTCGAGATGGCTGGGTAGATAATGGTGGCGCATGGAAAGTTAGCCACAGTGACATCAGACTCAATTTAAAAGCTTCTTATTTGAAGGATAGTAAATTTAGGGACAAAATAGCAATAAAAGGGGGAAAGGAAATCTCTCCAAAACCAAGTAAGAACTAAAACCAAAGTGCTCAATTAACAGTTTCCAGGAGTGGAACAGAGGGGGAGTTGAAGTCTGACCTACATAATTGCAAGTCTCAATAGAATAGGGTTTTGAGCCAAACCTGCTCATCAGACGAGGTCATGGGTGGAAACATGCCATTCACAAGAGCATGAAGTGAACTATACGATCTTGTGTCAACACGGCGGTTTACAGCAACCTCACCCTGGAAACATCATTTATTACAAAGTTTGATACAACAATAATAGTGCCATTATCTTGCTATCTCAGAAACTATGATGGCCTTAAATTACCTTAGGATTAATAATAAAGATTTTTCCTAAGGGGATTCCAATCTTAAGGTAGCTGATTTCATCAGTATCTCTGTTTCCGAAACCAGCATAGAATGGATTGTAATCAGAAGGAAATAAATCCCTGATAACCTGGAAAATAGGAATAGTAAATATGCGTTAAACAACTCCTCTTTCAACTGCAATGGAACAAGGTAATTCATCAAGAATCCAATAGAGGATGCCTCCCACCCTCTATGTAAAGGGTGCATGTGGGTTTCAAAAGGAACTAGATAAGTTATCAACACCGACTCGCTAAGCATGTTTTCAGAAATTGTCAGCTAAAAGGATGCCATGAGATGGATTGGCAAAAGGAATAAACATcgtttaaaaaggaaaaagaaaggctTCCAAAACATCAtccagaaaagaaagaaaaaaaacacaagtttattctatcattattttaagtATACTATTTGGATGGTGGGGTTAATATATTCAGAGGAAAGAGCAAAAGAAACACAGATTCCATAATCATGTTTATTTAGAAACTTTACGTTAAAAGGATTCTGTGTGATGCATCAGCAAAAGGAGCAAATGTCATTTAAAAAGATTAcctcaaaatttgatgaattacaTAACAGAATGATCAGGATGAAGACGTCGTACTTGtctatgtgaaaaaaaaaacacacacacaatagCAGGGAACTAACCTTTAAACATGAGATCTTGAATTCATGAGGAGCCCTCCTGATAACTGAGAGAACACAGAATACCTCAGATAAAACATTATAAATTAGAAACAATAATTGTTGACtagaaatttatatttacagttAGAATGAATAAACATGGTCGGGAACTGAGTATTTGCTATGCAAAGGCCACAAAGACATCCTACTTGGGCAGTTGAACTATATATTTTGCACATATATGAGTTACTGAAGAGAGAAGGTTCAGATCCCACATTATCTTTAACGCAGCTCGCACAGAAAGTTTTATTATAAGGATTGGTGCAGCCACACCAAGGgacaaaaaaaaatgcttgaaaataaacaaaacaatttacaaataaaagttTCCCTGTAAAGGTTTTACGAAAAATTACGTATAACAAAATTATACAAGTACAAATTACCTTCTCTATATAGAGAAGGGAAAAGTCCATCAGGGGAAATAACAACAGGCCCTTCTGGTAGAGCCTTCCCATCCTGCACACATGAAaacaaggaaacaaataaaaagtttagACTTTCATGATTTTGACAGTTTCAACTCAAGTAGAAAATCTGAATTTCTGTATGCATCACCTGCTTAAGGTTGAACAGAAATTGTCTAGTGTGATAAGCCTGAGAAATTGCACGTGCACTAAGAAAAAGCAATTGATACCCATTTTCCTGCAAAATACAGAAAAGAAAGGGGGATATTTTGGTTCCCTGTAGGACTATGTTGTTGCCAAGCATGATAACCATTTAATTAACCGACAGAAATTCTGTGAATTTTAATtatccaacaacaacaaaacaccacaaaatgtacaaaataaaatgattctATATGCATTTATAAACTCCAACAAGTGGCAATGAAACAAAAAGCAGCAGTTTACAGCTAGTAGCATGACTGTATATGTAGGATTGTGAGATTGTAGACTGGATAGCTTAGAGGGTATGAGTGTATTATAGCACTTAACTTGAATTGCATTGGCAGGACGATGAAAAGAAAGACTCGATAGTTTGGTATTCTAAGGATGAACTTCGCAATTTGCTTTTGTGGAACCTACCCCACCAGAGTCCTCCTCATGCACAATGAGTTATGTATGCATTGTGAAATATTGCCTCCAACcagtaaataatttgaatattgtATGCAACAAACCTTGATAGCTGAAAACAAATGTGCAACGCCTGTTTGTGACCAATCAACCCCAACCAAAGGCATGAACTGACCAAGAACATCCGATCTGTAATAACAATGCCATAAGAAACAATATGAATTGAATACAAGCAAAAACCTAGCCTTCAACAGAACTATGTCATAGGAGTTACCTATTGGAAGACTTTTCAAACAACAATATAGAATCATGCATGCCAATTTGATTACAGTACAGAGTGAGCCAAGAGTAGAATTATGAACAACAAGGAAGGTTGTGAGAAAGAAAGTATAAAGTAGATCATATTCATATAACCCATATCTGAGGAAGTTCAACAAAGAGTGGTCAATTTATTAACCAGCTAATGCTAAAAAGATATAGCGACTAAAATGAACAGAGGCTccttgagagaaaaaataaggaCCGGGCTAGGATTAttgtaaacaaataaaaaaatatggttgtCCCAACTCTCACATTGGAACCTAGACCATCACTATAGAATACCACGTCCCTAAATATGTAGCCTCATCCAACCACTTCGTTGCTCACTACATGTAATAACCCATGTTTAACTTACTAGACAATGAACAAAGGATCTTTCAATAAACTCCAACTACAGCCAAAAATGGGAGTGAAAAAAAAAGGCCCAGTGTAGATATTTTAATGCCTCCCACAAGCAGTGCCCCAAAGAAAGACCAGGAAAAAGAAATGCCTCTTTGAAGATGCTGAACCAATTTCTCAGGTCTCACTTCTCAACACTTGGAGCTATATCTTGCTTAAAACAACAACAAGAACTGTCCAAGGAAACACAACGCCAAAATCAAATGAAGGTATTCCTAGCTTTGACCTTTAAGCTAAAGGACAGCCCCATAAGGAATAGGTGAGTTCACAACTTTCCCAAGCAACAGCCATGCCTGGTTCATGTGTCACATCAACCTTTTTCaaaaacaacagaaaataaatttgatatatcATAGCTTCCCtacctttttacgcacccaacgtcccctttaaaagaaaataaaacgtAGCATGCTGTGATCTCAATAAATTTAACTGGATGCAGACTAGTTGCATaagaagcaaaagaagaaaacatatgCACAATGGCATTCCTGGGGGAAGCGGATTGGggtaaagaaaagagaaaagagaaaaatgaaaaaagaaaaagggtgtTATAATAAACCAAGTTCTATAAAATAAAGCAAGAATGCAAGGCATTACGTTGTGAGAAGAAAAACACATCTACTGAAGGCTCAAAACTAgataggaagaaaaaagaagccgGGGCAGGCGGGGGGTTTGCTTGTTTACTTCAGAAGTCTTCATCACCCCATTGAGTAACTTGACTTTTTTCAACCATCCAAGAAGGCTGTAACTAGGAAGCACAAGGATACTTTGAAAATGCCAAAGTTTGAGTGACCAATACAGGTCAAACACGGGGTTAGAGATCGGAGACAGATGTGTTCAATCTTGTCTATTCACAAGTTGGATACTTATGAAAGCTAAACATGAATGATGGTGGCTTTATACTTTAGATATGTGTTTCTTTCCCGGCTACTATTCCTTGATATGTTTGTTTAGCATTTTGTACTTTtcattatctttaaaataacaaactaataCATTTCATATTCACATAAAGGCATATTTATCTGTTCACTAACTAATGAGCCTTTGTCATCTGTATCCTACTTCTTCTAGAATTGTCGTGTCCCTGCCGTATCACATACATGCTCTGTATCCATGTTGGTGCTTCTTAGGATTATAAGAGGGAAAAGGGGTAAGTTATCATTGCAGAGAAGACAAGGGAGATTTAATTTATGGAAGATGCATCATATCGTTGACCGTAATATGATTTATCAATTAGGATGCAACATTTATCAGTAAGTTATGCACACATCGAGTAGGTTTACTAATGGTCTTACCATATAAAGAACAAGGAAACAAGTGCAATTTGAACAAGAGCTCATTGGCAATTGTCGAGTTATGATAGATATGATAAATATCTCAAAACTATTTAGTCATTCaatattcagtttattcattgaATAAAGTTACAAACAAAATGGCAGCTAGTTTCCATTACCATTTAGTTATGTAAGCAATATGATTTCTTTcagagttaaaagttaaataccTAGCATTCTTCTTATTTCCTAATGTAACACTAGAATGCAAGCTTTAAaactgaaaatcataaaaagaagcTTCTAACTGTAATCATTTCCTAGAAACAATGCATCAAAGAAAATTCTACCGCACTATGGAGAAAGAGAATCCCCTTACTTTGTAATTGTTCCATCCACGTCTGAAATAACTATACGAGTGTTCCATTTCCACAAATATACACTCGCATCAACCTATTGAGTAGAATGATTATACATAAGCACAAATAATATGTGTTTTTGAAGAAGACTTTGGTTAAAAATTTCCAACTAAAAGACAGAATAACCTGCTGCTCGCCCAGCATCGCTGTGGAGAATGTGAAGGTCACTGTGTTCTTCCCTTCTTTCAGATTCAAGGATGCCAGTTGCTCAGACGTTGGAGTCATTGCCCTCACCATCTTGTTCTCCTGCTTCAGTCTAAGCAAATTTTTTTCTGCATTCACCCCCACAGTGCTCTCAGCATTAGAAGTTATACCATTTGTCAGAGCTGGTGGCATACCCTTCTTGGACCTTGATCTCCTGAAAGGCCAAATCCTCCAGCCTCCCTTGGAGGCAACACTGGATTTTGATGGATCTCCTGTAAGAATTTTGTCAACTTTGTCAACAGCAATCAAGCCTGTTGGTTCAAATATTCACTTCCAAATGAAACCATCCATAACACAATAGGACCAGCCACCTCCCATGGGAAATAATGGCCACCTATTATGACAGCTAGCCTATCATCCTTCAAAATCTCAGGGACCTAAAGAAGTAAACTTAGTTATATCCAACTTTTCCACTTCAAATGCTTACAAAGCAGCATCAGCCCCCATCCCTTCATACAACAAGTGCTTGCAAAGAGATATCTCTGCAGAAAGCACAATATATTGGACTTCTCCTGCTGTCTCCTCAAGAAGCATTtacaaaagaggaagaaaataaaactattccatattttttttcattgcaaTTATAGGGATGTGTCATATTTAGACTAAAGCAGTAGGTAATAGAAAGTTTTAATAaagactaatttaaatttaaatttttaaagaaaaatataaaatgatgattTCATTTTGGCGTCCAATCCCCCCAGAAAAGTAAATCAGATTCTCAAAATATGAATGCCATACATGTGATCATACAAGTTTCCTTACCCACAGCAGGACTGGCAAGGACATTTGTAGGCTCCCCCATATCCTCAGTATTTAGCTGCTCCACTGCCAATTGCAGATCGTTGTCCGACTTGATATAGCTTGAATCACATTTGTTCTGCAATTTTAAACTCAAGGATTTGTAACTTGAGTCCAGTGAGTGGCTGAGAGGATGATCAATGTTAAGTGCATTTGGATTTTCAGTGTGAGGACACAAATTGGGCAATGATTGTACCAGACGTCGACCTTCCTCACTGCAAACCATATGCTTTCTAGATATGATGATAGGGGTGGACGTTATCCTTAATTTTTCAGTCGAGTTTTCTAGATCAGACAGTGGATTCTCTTCAACTAATTTTTCCAGAGGCTGAGATGACCCATATCTTACATTGACTGATCCATTTGCTTCTTTAATGCGTTCAGGACTAAGAGAGACACTTTCTTTATCCACATGATCTCTTGATATTGACTCAACGCACTGCATCTCACTGATTCCGTCATTGTCACTGAAGAGAAGATGTTCTTCCTCTGAACTCCCTGATGGCACCATACTTGTTGCTTTTGTTGGTACACTGGTACCAATAGACTCCATAGAAGGTTGGAACTTGCTTGTGATTCCTTCGTCCTTATTTTCCATATCTTGAGCTTGATCAGCTGAGTTGCTTGAACTGGAAATGGTGCATGTGCTCGGTGACCCTACTTTATCAACTGAACTAAGTGTTGGGTCCACACTGACCATTTGGGTATAGAATTCTGCTACAGCTGGTGGCTCTTCAAGGTCCACGACATCACATTCATCTATGCAAGAGGAAGAAGGGCTTATTTGTAGAGAATGAATCTCACGGACCTCCACCGGCTCTGTCTGCAAAGCACCATCTTCAGCAACTTGAAGAATAAGTATATCCTGATAAAGAAATTCTTAAACCTTGGTGTCAACAAAGATACAAGTATATATCAGTTGAATAAACGGATACAGTTGGTATgtcattttcatttgattttaaaaCAGTTTTTCACTAGTAATGATTGAACAATTTGCAATGATTGTTTTATGATAAAAGGCCTAATCTTATTTAAATGTTCGTACATTTATTATACACCATGTTCAGGGAAAGATTTACCTCCAATAGCAGTTCAGCTGTTGAATGCAGCATTTCAGCATGGACGTGGACTTCCCCATGTCCTTCACTAGCAAGGTACATCGTTTCATGAATATGTTTGCCAGAACCATCCATTGCCACTATTGATCTCTCTGAtgttttacaatatattaagGAGTGAACTCTATCTGTTCCACCCTCTTCATGGGAAATGCCACATCCGGGTAAACTATCCTGTACGTGGAAAGCCTGTTCTTCATCGATATACTGAACATGTTCATCATGTTCAGTATCCCCAACATCAGCCTTTCTTGATAATCGATACATCGTCTCGCATTTCCCTTCCAAGACACTTTCGCTTGACACGGATGTTACAGTAACTTGTTCAGGGGTGCTAAAACGAGATAATTCTTTACTGGTCTCCTCAACAAAACCCTGCAGATCCTCAAATCCAGGGAGAGAATTGCCCCCCATTTCCTCATTGCCATGCTCAGGTGAGCTGCCCTCGCCTTTCTCATCAGTAATCGGCACATCTTTGTGCGCAGTACCTTTCCAAGGCTGATTAAAGGCAAGATTAGTAGACCATTTAACCTCCAGGAGGTTGGCCGCCATCTCAGCACGCTCCAATGAATCTGCCCTTGTCGCCTCATCACCACCCGCTCCTTCCAGATAACCTTCCTCCCTCATCGACCTCCGGCCAAAAACACGCCCAAAAATCCTTGAACGCCGAGATTTAGACCTCGCCAAAACCTCCCCACTACTCCCATCAATCTTATCAACTGAATCCGACGCAGTGCTATCAAAATTGAAACTTTTGGAATTCACAGGCCGCCTATCATTCTGGGATTGCCCATCCGTCTCATCCCCAGAGGACAAAGAATATGATACAGTTTCCCCTTCTACTGCATCTACCTGTCTGAGAAAGTAAGCTTCTCCTTTATGATCCAAATACATGTGGAAATTAGCCTCGACTCCATTGACACCGATGTTGACCACCTTCTCCTTGGTTTTCAAAACCCCCTGAAATTTCCCAAACCGAACATACCATGGAGATGACTTGAAGCTCCCATCTTGCTGTTCAACTACAATTATGTCCACGGCTCCTCCAAATGGATGAAATGGGCCGGAAACAGTGTACACACCTCTGGTGATGTAGCTACCCAGCCTCTCCACCGCGTACATCTTTAGAACACACAAGTGATAATCTTTAGAACACCCGCGTAAATCCAATCATAATTTTTAAGAACTCGTCTGTTTGCCCACAAACATGTGAGGCTTAATCGATCAGCTTAAAAGATAGAGAAACCCCTTATTCAACTCTGCCAAAGTTTCACAGGATTGAAAACTCCCAGTACCCAAATCACGAAATCCCAAGATCACATCGCAGGTTGAGATGATTCCACCTCAAAATTTCCACAGTCGATCGGTCAAAGTAATTAATACGAAGATAAGATGAGAGGCAAAAGTCGACCACAAAAATCAAGTTTGGTATTTTCGACAACTCAAATTAAGACAAACAATTAATCGCTACtaattctccctctctccctctctttctctctcaagaaaGGCTATGAATCGAAGGAACCCAATTAAAAACGGACCCCCGAGAAGAAGAATAGCAGTTGGTGCATTAAAAGCATATTCGCTTTTAATTATTCGAATGTGCGAAGCCCACATCATTGAATCCCCCAGCAGATAAACGATACCccatttaaacaaaatataatcttaatcattagtattagttttttttttttcattcaaactataaaaataaaaaataaaaactgaatgGGAAAACCAAATAGATGAGCCATGGAAAACCTATCTGAAGAAAAAGGAAGGCCAGGTTCGACAATAAACGGCCAAGTGCCTCTAGTTTCGCCCCTCGCGATCTCTAGACAGAACGGGAGAGAGTTTTTGGTGGTTCTTGGAAAAGTCGTGCATGGTGAGAGGTGACACGTAAGCATTGGATGTTAGAGTTAGGTGGAACAGTCTTAAAGTAGGGCGGGACCCTGAAATTGTGACAGCAAATTTTATGATACAACGTTCGTTCATTGTCTTTCCAAGTTCTTAACTTCTTACCTCACGTTGTCACGTATGAATCATCCACCTGATTCGTGAATGAAAATTCCCCCCactgttctgttctgttctaaCTTCCAACTGTGTAGTGTGTTGAATACAGTtgtgctttttaatttttatttctccttcctcttttattataataataataataataataataaattagaagctACAGACTTACAGCGGTAggttaattattattatctaagaattctcttacaaaatgaaaaataaaatagagtactcATAGAAATAACAATCCCTGggatgtaaaaaataaatcggTTGAACTGACCGTACCGAATCGATGTGTAATCTAGCGGGTTTAGTATCGGTTCTTAAGAATTAAAGTCGGTCTAAAACTGATTCGATAacgattttcatattttaaaaatcaattagAATCGAATTAGgcttgtgtgtgtatatatatatatattaatttgtatattatatataaaatattttttatttaagttcttatatttttgtattctAATGTAAGATATATCAAGGGAGTAATAGGGACTATGCAAGGAATTGATAAAGAAAAGCAGTTTTATTTGATCTTTATCATAGTCGGTTTTGTGTGAGTGCAACttgatttttattgttgggaAAAGATCGGTAGTAAGCAAGATTTATCTGATTGAATTACTCACAAACTTTGCCTATGTGTATTAGAATAGAGGATTCTGTTATGCACTCTACATCACAGGAAAAGGAGAATGTCAAGTCATCCCCACAAACAAATCATATTCTATAAGATAAAACATAGCATTTCAGTTTGTAGGAATtctgttattttgtttttgcctCCGATGATCAGTAACCAATTTGATTCGATTCGTTTATTCCTTTGTAAAGTGTGTATAGAAACACACTCTCCCTTATAATGAAAAGTGAGAggaaatatagaaaaattccAATGCTCtaacatggtattagagctCTGTGACTAACAGTCACACTGATCCATGGTTGCGCCGGCATCCTCTCCAATCCCTTCGAGCTCTTCCATcgccttttctttctctcacaTTGTTATCATCAAATTAACAGCTGAAAATTATCTCTTATGGAAGGTCCAAATTACTACCTATCTTAGAGGGCAAGATCTTTACTCCTATGTTGATGGCACTCTTCCTTGTCCCTTTGAAATTTTGCCTGACACCTCGAATGCCACACCTAAAGCAAACCCAAAATTTCTCTCCTAGAGGCGCACTAACCAGCTTGTCCTGAGTATCATGTTCTCCtcactctataaatccatcatTGGTCATGTTCTATCTACAAACACGGCTCGAGAACTATGGCTCTCTCTTGCCTCCATGTTTGCTTCCCACTCTCAAGCGAAGGAGTTTCAGGTCCACTTCCAGCTTACTAACCTCTCACGAGGTGATCAATCCATTTCTGAATATTTTGGGAAGGTTCGCTCTCTTGCCGACACCTTGGTTGCTACTAGTAGTCCTCTCCCCGGTAAAGAGTTTGTCACTTACTTACTTTACTGGACTATGACCTGCTTACCTGTCACCACAAGGGTTGAGCCCCTCTCTTCCCATGAGTTGTATCAACTGTTGCTTATTCATGAAAGTCATATTTCTCACATTGGAATGAGCATTGTCTCCTTTATTGAGCCTTCGGCAAATTTCAGTGCTACTGGAACTCGTGACCAGCGTGGCCAATGCTTCACTCGTGGTGGTCATCAAGGTCGTGGTAGAGGTCGTTCCAATTACAATAACAATGGCCGTGGTGGACActactcttcctcatctccaaGCAATAATCAACAAACATATACTGCTCATCGCCCCACATGTCAAGTTTGTAACAAATCAGACCATGTTGCCCTTCAATGCCGTCATCATTTTTATCA
Protein-coding sequences here:
- the LOC108987624 gene encoding phosphatidate phosphatase PAH2 isoform X1, yielding MYAVERLGSYITRGVYTVSGPFHPFGGAVDIIVVEQQDGSFKSSPWYVRFGKFQGVLKTKEKVVNIGVNGVEANFHMYLDHKGEAYFLRQVDAVEGETVSYSLSSGDETDGQSQNDRRPVNSKSFNFDSTASDSVDKIDGSSGEVLARSKSRRSRIFGRVFGRRSMREEGYLEGAGGDEATRADSLERAEMAANLLEVKWSTNLAFNQPWKGTAHKDVPITDEKGEGSSPEHGNEEMGGNSLPGFEDLQGFVEETSKELSRFSTPEQVTVTSVSSESVLEGKCETMYRLSRKADVGDTEHDEHVQYIDEEQAFHVQDSLPGCGISHEEGGTDRVHSLIYCKTSERSIVAMDGSGKHIHETMYLASEGHGEVHVHAEMLHSTAELLLEDILILQVAEDGALQTEPVEVREIHSLQISPSSSCIDECDVVDLEEPPAVAEFYTQMVSVDPTLSSVDKVGSPSTCTISSSSNSADQAQDMENKDEGITSKFQPSMESIGTSVPTKATSMVPSGSSEEEHLLFSDNDGISEMQCVESISRDHVDKESVSLSPERIKEANGSVNVRYGSSQPLEKLVEENPLSDLENSTEKLRITSTPIIISRKHMVCSEEGRRLVQSLPNLCPHTENPNALNIDHPLSHSLDSSYKSLSLKLQNKCDSSYIKSDNDLQLAVEQLNTEDMGEPTNVLASPAVGDPSKSSVASKGGWRIWPFRRSRSKKGMPPALTNGITSNAESTVGVNAEKNLLRLKQENKMVRAMTPTSEQLASLNLKEGKNTVTFTFSTAMLGEQQVDASVYLWKWNTRIVISDVDGTITKSDVLGQFMPLVGVDWSQTGVAHLFSAIKENGYQLLFLSARAISQAYHTRQFLFNLKQDGKALPEGPVVISPDGLFPSLYREVIRRAPHEFKISCLKVIRDLFPSDYNPFYAGFGNRDTDEISYLKIGIPLGKIFIINPKGEVAVNRRVDTRSYSSLHALVNGMFPPMTSSDEQEDFNSWNFWKLPPPAIYG
- the LOC108987624 gene encoding phosphatidate phosphatase PAH2 isoform X2; translation: MYAVERLGSYITRGVYTVSGPFHPFGGAVDIIVVEQQDGSFKSSPWYVRFGKFQGVLKTKEKVVNIGVNGVEANFHMYLDHKGEAYFLRQVDAVEGETVSYSLSSGDETDGQSQNDRRPVNSKSFNFDSTASDSVDKIDGSSGEVLARSKSRRSRIFGRVFGRRSMREEGYLEGAGGDEATRADSLERAEMAANLLEVKWSTNLAFNQPWKGTAHKDVPITDEKGEGSSPEHGNEEMGGNSLPGFEDLQGFVEETSKELSRFSTPEQVTVTSVSSESVLEGKCETMYRLSRKADVGDTEHDEHVQYIDEEQAFHVQDSLPGCGISHEEGGTDRVHSLIYCKTSERSIVAMDGSGKHIHETMYLASEGHGEVHVHAEMLHSTAELLLETEPVEVREIHSLQISPSSSCIDECDVVDLEEPPAVAEFYTQMVSVDPTLSSVDKVGSPSTCTISSSSNSADQAQDMENKDEGITSKFQPSMESIGTSVPTKATSMVPSGSSEEEHLLFSDNDGISEMQCVESISRDHVDKESVSLSPERIKEANGSVNVRYGSSQPLEKLVEENPLSDLENSTEKLRITSTPIIISRKHMVCSEEGRRLVQSLPNLCPHTENPNALNIDHPLSHSLDSSYKSLSLKLQNKCDSSYIKSDNDLQLAVEQLNTEDMGEPTNVLASPAVGDPSKSSVASKGGWRIWPFRRSRSKKGMPPALTNGITSNAESTVGVNAEKNLLRLKQENKMVRAMTPTSEQLASLNLKEGKNTVTFTFSTAMLGEQQVDASVYLWKWNTRIVISDVDGTITKSDVLGQFMPLVGVDWSQTGVAHLFSAIKENGYQLLFLSARAISQAYHTRQFLFNLKQDGKALPEGPVVISPDGLFPSLYREVIRRAPHEFKISCLKVIRDLFPSDYNPFYAGFGNRDTDEISYLKIGIPLGKIFIINPKGEVAVNRRVDTRSYSSLHALVNGMFPPMTSSDEQEDFNSWNFWKLPPPAIYG